Proteins encoded within one genomic window of Candidatus Woesearchaeota archaeon:
- a CDS encoding phosphoglycerate kinase, translating into MELMGYLRLKDLQYKGKKVIVRMDLDVPFDRQGNIADDSRLEKALPTLHYLLEHDAKVIIMGHVGRPKGQVVDSLRTDKVALRIKRLLDNRYDVKKLHDCIGVEHEIGSMKPGCVAVLENLRFHEEEKSNDEGFARKLAGLADIYVNESFATAHRDNASVTGVPKFIPGVMGLRFEQELRMLSMIHSPDRPFVVIMGGLKISDKIKVIETLLEKADVLLICGAMANTFLKAQGKGIGKSVYDEASVDFARSLLSKNKLVEYPNFDQKIYKVILPVDLICAEKLEEDSKTRLCTPNNVPKDYYIVDIGPRTIALYEEIILNSQMVFWNGPAGFFEVEDFAFGTNELAKFMAQTTARTIVGGGDTAEAIYRMKLERNFTHVSTGGGASLKFIEDSQLPAVKALEDSCSSNKEAFRDLRIADSLHPELLH; encoded by the coding sequence GTGGAACTGATGGGATATCTCAGGCTTAAGGATCTGCAGTACAAGGGTAAGAAGGTTATTGTCAGGATGGATCTTGACGTGCCTTTTGACAGGCAGGGCAACATAGCTGATGATTCAAGGCTTGAGAAGGCTCTTCCCACATTGCATTATCTTCTTGAGCATGATGCCAAGGTAATAATTATGGGGCATGTTGGCAGGCCTAAAGGTCAGGTTGTTGATTCTCTCAGGACTGACAAGGTGGCTTTGAGGATCAAGCGGCTTCTGGACAACAGGTATGATGTGAAGAAGCTACATGACTGCATTGGTGTGGAGCACGAGATTGGCTCAATGAAGCCGGGATGTGTTGCTGTTCTTGAGAATCTGAGGTTTCACGAAGAGGAGAAGAGCAATGATGAAGGATTCGCGAGGAAGCTCGCTGGTCTGGCTGATATCTATGTCAATGAGTCTTTTGCAACAGCCCATAGGGATAATGCATCAGTTACAGGCGTGCCTAAGTTCATACCCGGTGTCATGGGTCTTAGGTTCGAGCAGGAGCTCAGGATGCTTTCCATGATTCATTCGCCTGACAGGCCGTTTGTCGTCATAATGGGAGGCCTGAAGATATCTGATAAGATTAAGGTTATAGAGACCCTGCTTGAGAAGGCAGATGTCCTGCTTATTTGCGGGGCAATGGCGAATACTTTCCTGAAGGCCCAGGGCAAGGGGATAGGCAAGTCGGTTTATGATGAGGCTTCTGTTGATTTTGCCAGGTCATTGCTTTCAAAGAACAAGCTTGTTGAATACCCTAATTTCGACCAGAAGATTTACAAGGTGATCCTGCCTGTTGATCTGATCTGCGCTGAGAAGCTTGAGGAGGATTCGAAGACAAGGCTCTGCACTCCGAACAATGTCCCTAAGGATTATTATATCGTCGATATTGGGCCAAGGACTATTGCTTTGTATGAGGAGATAATACTCAATAGCCAGATGGTATTCTGGAACGGCCCGGCAGGATTCTTTGAGGTAGAGGATTTCGCTTTCGGCACTAATGAGCTTGCTAAGTTCATGGCCCAGACAACTGCCAGGACAATTGTAGGAGGCGGTGACACTGCTGAAGCTATCTATCGCATGAAGCTTGAGAGGAATTTCACCCATGTCTCGACTGGAGGCGGTGCTTCCCTGAAGTTCATCGAAGATAGTCAGTTGCCTGCTGTAAAAGCTCTTGAGGATTCCTGCAGCTCCAACAAAGAAGCCTTCAGGGATCTTAGGATTGCTGATTCTCTGCATCCTGAACTGCTTCATTGA